In Rhizobium sp. WSM4643, the following are encoded in one genomic region:
- a CDS encoding monooxygenase — MGTVSQFHQSLRAPAHRIESEEEAISTARDLAAAFRHHASERDINRILPFAELDALSVSGLTAIAVPPDHQGLDVSNALLAEIVAIIAEGDPSIGEALENHFCMLETLRTQAAEDLKASLFARVLLGDRFSGAAFTDGAALAAEGPGYRLSGRTRQAPGILFADWIAAAATAPPSRPVTLYLARADEGVQVVDDWDGFGQRTNGSATVIVATLHVNADAIAPAPSSGYSTGISLGLLLKAGVSLGIARAAWSDLMTAIGDRSATVLPRIGGRAIRIEATAAALERAGRKLDIAQVNPVEAAMADAHFSASAAAILAGETALDTANALFELAGETSAGIGLNLDRHWRNARIHALSLPHDKLVHAAGEYMSKVGGA, encoded by the coding sequence ATGGGAACGGTATCGCAATTTCATCAGAGCCTGAGAGCTCCCGCGCATCGCATCGAAAGCGAAGAGGAGGCGATATCCACGGCCCGCGACCTCGCCGCCGCATTCCGGCATCACGCGAGCGAGCGCGATATCAACCGCATCCTACCCTTTGCCGAGCTTGATGCGCTGTCGGTATCGGGGCTGACTGCAATCGCGGTGCCGCCCGACCACCAAGGGCTCGACGTGTCGAACGCCTTGCTCGCCGAAATCGTTGCAATCATCGCCGAGGGCGATCCTTCGATCGGCGAGGCGCTGGAAAATCATTTTTGCATGCTGGAAACCCTCCGCACCCAGGCTGCCGAAGATTTGAAGGCATCGCTGTTTGCCCGCGTGCTGCTCGGCGACCGCTTTTCGGGCGCCGCCTTCACCGACGGAGCTGCGCTTGCGGCCGAAGGCCCGGGCTACCGCCTGAGTGGGCGCACGCGACAGGCGCCCGGTATTCTATTCGCCGACTGGATCGCCGCTGCCGCCACCGCCCCGCCCAGCCGCCCGGTGACGCTCTACCTTGCACGGGCTGACGAAGGCGTGCAGGTGGTCGACGATTGGGACGGCTTCGGCCAGCGCACCAACGGATCAGCGACGGTGATCGTCGCCACACTTCATGTCAATGCCGATGCGATTGCCCCTGCCCCCTCGTCCGGATATTCGACCGGCATCTCGCTCGGCCTGCTGCTCAAGGCCGGCGTCAGCCTGGGCATCGCGCGGGCCGCATGGAGCGACCTGATGACCGCGATTGGCGATCGCAGCGCGACCGTCCTCCCGCGAATCGGCGGCCGCGCCATCCGTATCGAAGCGACAGCGGCAGCCTTGGAACGGGCTGGGCGCAAACTCGACATTGCCCAGGTCAATCCTGTTGAGGCAGCGATGGCGGACGCGCATTTTTCCGCCTCGGCCGCCGCAATCCTTGCCGGGGAAACGGCGCTCGACACCGCAAACGCGCTGTTTGAACTTGCAGGGGAAACATCGGCCGGCATCGGGCTCAATCTCGACCGCCATTGGCGCAATGCCCGCATTCACGCGCTATCGCTGCCGCACGATAAACTGGTGCATGCCGCAGGCGAATATATGTCGAAGGTTGGCGGCGCCTAA
- a CDS encoding RrF2 family transcriptional regulator codes for MLTKKGKYGLKALVDLARLAPGETAFINDIAARNNIPKKFLDTILLELRNVGILRSKKGPGGGYSLSRPASEIRIGHVIRTLDGPLAPIRCASRTAYEACDDCADPETCQVRRSMTDVRDAIAAILDNMTLEQFVAGGGRVDGTAEEFPISAAS; via the coding sequence ATGCTGACGAAAAAGGGAAAATACGGGCTGAAGGCGCTGGTCGACCTGGCGCGGCTGGCGCCGGGTGAGACCGCCTTCATCAACGACATCGCGGCCCGCAACAATATCCCGAAGAAGTTTCTCGATACGATCCTGCTCGAACTGCGCAATGTCGGCATCCTGCGCTCGAAAAAGGGACCGGGCGGCGGCTATTCCCTGTCGCGGCCGGCCTCCGAAATCCGCATCGGCCATGTCATCCGCACGCTCGACGGGCCCCTAGCGCCCATCCGTTGCGCCAGCCGAACGGCTTACGAGGCCTGCGACGACTGTGCCGATCCGGAAACCTGTCAGGTGCGGCGCTCGATGACCGACGTTCGGGACGCGATCGCCGCCATTCTCGACAATATGACCCTTGAGCAATTCGTCGCCGGCGGTGGCCGCGTCGACGGTACGGCGGAAGAATTCCCGATCTCCGCCGCCAGCTGA
- a CDS encoding SDR family NAD(P)-dependent oxidoreductase has protein sequence MDLGLKGKTAVITGASVGIGLAIAEGLAAEGADLVLAARGGERLEAEAARIAETYGVSAAAVAADVATVAGTEAIIAAAAAKGGADILINNAGTGSNETVMEAPDEKWQTYWDLHVMAAVRLARGIAPQMKERGGGVILHNASICAVQPLWYEPIYNVSKSALMMFSKTLSTELIKDNIRVNCVNAGLILTPDWIKTAKQLTAETGGNWEGYLQSVANEHAASKRFGTPEELANVFVFLSSERASYCIGSTYFVDGGMLKTI, from the coding sequence ATGGATCTCGGATTGAAGGGAAAGACTGCCGTCATAACAGGTGCGTCGGTCGGCATCGGACTGGCGATCGCCGAGGGATTGGCGGCCGAGGGCGCCGACCTCGTGCTGGCAGCACGCGGCGGCGAACGGCTCGAGGCGGAAGCCGCCCGTATCGCCGAGACGTACGGCGTCAGCGCCGCCGCTGTCGCGGCCGATGTGGCGACGGTTGCGGGAACCGAGGCGATCATCGCGGCGGCGGCCGCAAAAGGCGGCGCCGACATCCTCATCAACAATGCCGGCACCGGATCGAACGAGACGGTGATGGAGGCGCCCGACGAGAAGTGGCAGACCTATTGGGACCTGCATGTGATGGCCGCCGTGCGGCTGGCGCGCGGCATCGCGCCGCAGATGAAGGAACGCGGCGGCGGAGTGATCCTGCACAACGCCTCGATCTGCGCTGTCCAGCCACTCTGGTACGAGCCGATCTACAACGTCAGCAAGTCGGCGCTGATGATGTTTTCGAAGACGCTCTCGACCGAACTCATCAAGGACAATATCCGTGTCAACTGTGTCAATGCCGGCCTGATCCTGACGCCCGACTGGATCAAGACCGCCAAGCAATTGACCGCCGAAACCGGCGGCAACTGGGAGGGCTATCTGCAGAGCGTCGCCAACGAGCACGCCGCCTCCAAACGGTTCGGCACGCCGGAGGAGCTGGCCAACGTCTTTGTCTTCCTCAGTTCGGAGCGTGCGAGCTATTGCATCGGCTCGACCTATTTCGTCGACGGCGGCATGCTGAAGACGATCTGA
- a CDS encoding TIM barrel protein: MRRYSACIEWLFAEEGDSFPDRIRRAHAAGLTAIEFWRWTDKDLNAIEAALKETGLAVSSLVAEPMIALTDAANRQVWLKGLAESVTAAKRLGAPVLIAQAGDDLPGLSREEQRRALTETLRAGADILKGSGVRLGVEPLNIRIDHIGYFLDSTREGLDIIDDVARPEIGIVYDIYHSAVMDERSEDVLNGRLDRIIHVHVADHPGRNEPGSGSIDLALRLGWIFANGYDGAVGLEYRPTRPGADAVKAAIASLGG, encoded by the coding sequence ATGCGACGTTATTCAGCCTGCATAGAGTGGCTGTTTGCCGAAGAGGGCGACAGCTTTCCCGATCGCATCCGCCGCGCCCATGCAGCCGGCCTGACGGCGATCGAATTCTGGCGCTGGACCGACAAGGATCTGAATGCGATCGAGGCGGCGCTGAAGGAAACCGGCCTTGCCGTCTCCAGCCTCGTCGCCGAACCGATGATCGCACTGACCGACGCCGCCAACCGGCAGGTCTGGCTCAAAGGCCTTGCCGAATCCGTGACTGCCGCGAAGCGTCTCGGCGCGCCGGTGCTAATTGCCCAGGCGGGCGACGATCTCCCGGGCTTGAGCCGCGAAGAACAGCGCCGGGCGCTCACCGAAACGCTGAGAGCCGGCGCCGATATCCTCAAAGGCAGCGGTGTGCGCCTCGGCGTCGAGCCGCTCAATATCCGCATCGACCATATCGGCTATTTCCTCGATTCGACCCGCGAAGGCCTCGACATCATCGACGACGTCGCTCGCCCCGAGATCGGCATCGTCTACGACATCTACCATTCCGCCGTGATGGACGAGCGCAGCGAAGACGTGCTGAACGGCCGTCTCGACCGTATCATCCACGTCCATGTCGCCGATCACCCCGGCCGCAACGAGCCGGGCTCCGGCAGCATCGACCTTGCTCTACGCCTCGGCTGGATCTTCGCCAACGGTTACGACGGCGCCGTCGGTCTGGAGTACCGGCCGACCAGGCCCGGCGCGGACGCAGTCAAGGCCGCGATTGCTTCGCTCGGCGGTTAA
- a CDS encoding LacI family DNA-binding transcriptional regulator, producing the protein MGSRGRVTLQTIAREVGLSKYAVSRSLAGKSGVSEETRALIRETAQRLGYIKPAGQGTAGEVAVVFHDLDAVNSELYMQVQNGVQREAHRLGMTLRVRWTHDSGQLEELARTCDGLMLVGPHAREAVAAVSATGVPIVRFGWVDALEQIDHVGGTDHEAGQAVVEYLVGLGHRSIVYVYGMPGLRGRQERHYGAREVAERYPDVALHVMQFDEQNGFATAYQALKQRGIRPTAFFCAHDGLALTVVSELLGQGYRIPDDISVVGFGDYSPATQISPALTTVRMEGQECGAVGLRLLLERIENPRLPGMPARRIMIASRIIERRSAGPCKAVASVDAAEV; encoded by the coding sequence GTGGGAAGCAGGGGCCGGGTTACATTGCAGACGATCGCGCGGGAGGTCGGCCTGTCGAAATACGCGGTGTCGCGCTCACTTGCCGGCAAGAGCGGCGTCAGCGAAGAAACGCGCGCGCTGATCCGCGAGACGGCGCAGCGCCTCGGCTATATCAAGCCTGCCGGGCAGGGTACTGCCGGCGAGGTCGCGGTCGTCTTTCACGATCTCGATGCCGTCAACAGTGAGCTCTATATGCAGGTGCAGAACGGTGTGCAGCGCGAGGCTCATCGGCTCGGCATGACGCTACGCGTACGCTGGACCCATGATTCCGGCCAGTTGGAAGAGCTGGCGCGCACTTGCGACGGGCTGATGCTCGTCGGTCCGCACGCTCGTGAGGCTGTGGCGGCGGTGAGTGCCACCGGCGTTCCGATCGTGCGTTTCGGCTGGGTCGATGCGCTTGAGCAGATAGACCATGTCGGCGGCACCGACCATGAGGCAGGGCAGGCGGTGGTAGAGTATCTGGTTGGGCTCGGCCATCGGTCCATTGTTTACGTCTATGGCATGCCGGGCCTGCGGGGACGCCAAGAGCGGCATTACGGCGCCCGCGAAGTCGCCGAACGTTATCCTGACGTTGCGCTTCATGTTATGCAGTTCGACGAGCAGAACGGCTTCGCGACGGCCTACCAGGCACTGAAGCAAAGGGGCATCCGGCCAACGGCTTTTTTCTGCGCCCATGACGGGCTGGCACTGACCGTGGTTTCCGAGCTGCTTGGTCAGGGATACCGCATTCCCGACGATATTTCGGTCGTCGGTTTCGGCGACTACTCGCCGGCAACGCAGATCTCACCGGCGCTGACGACGGTGAGGATGGAGGGGCAGGAGTGCGGGGCCGTCGGGCTGCGGCTCTTGCTCGAGCGCATCGAGAATCCACGCCTCCCCGGCATGCCGGCGCGGCGCATCATGATTGCCTCGCGCATTATCGAGCGCCGCTCTGCCGGACCCTGCAAGGCGGTGGCAAGCGTCGATGCCGCCGAGGTTTAA